GGTGCGTGCCCTCCGTCGTCCACTCGCCCGTGAGCGCCCGCAGGTGCTGCAGCTGGGCCGCCGGTGTCCCGTCCATCACGCCTCCTGCACCCTCGCCCGAGGGGTGGACGTCCCGGCGGGCCCGCGGTCGTCCGCGCCCGCTCGGCGTCCCGGCTGCACGCCCGCGAGGAAGCTCTCGACGATCGCCGTCCAGCGCGCGCGGGCCTCGTCGTCCGCCTCGGGGGGCGGCACGCCGATTTGCGTCGCCACGAGCGACGCCGGTCCGATGCGCGAGTCGGTCGCCATGCCCGGGGATCCTGCTGCACCTCGGGCGCGGGGTCGAGGACGTGCCCGCGCCCCGGCGGACAGCGCGGACAGCGCGGACGAGGTGTCACTCCAGGTGCACATCCCGTCACGATTCGAGAACGACCGGTCCGTCGGCGTCGTCTGCGGTGCGCGGCCCGACACGATCCCCGGCCACGGAGGCGCCCGCCCGGACCGCCCGGGAGCGCCGTCGCCTCCGCGGGGGAGCGGCATGCGCAGTCAGGTGACCCGACGTCAGGTGCTCCTGGCGGCTCTCGGCACGGGCGCGGCCCTCGCGCTGCCGCGGACGGCGGCCGCGGCGCCGGTGGGCGTCCCCGCTCCCGGCGGTGTGACCGTGGCGGGGCACGCCGCCGACGAGGCGCTCAGGTGGCTGCAGACCACCTACGACCTGGTGCTCGGGGAGAACCTCAGCCCCCCGGCCGCCGCCCGCGTCTACGCCCACACGGCGATCGCGATGTACGAGGCCGCCGTCCGGGGGATGCCTGCGCACCGGTCACTGGGCGGTCAGCTGCGGGACCTCACCGTGCCGCCACCGCGCCCCCTCGCCGCGCTGCTGGACTGGCCGGCCGCGGTGGTCTCGTCGGCGGCGGCCGTGCTCCGTCAGGTGCTGCCCTCCGCCGGCGACGGCACGCGGGGACGGTTGGACGCGGCCGAGGCCGGCGCGCTGGCCCGGCGTCGGGCCGCGGGGGTGTCCGAGCGGGCCCTGCAGGCCTCCGTGGCACACGGCAGGTCCGTGGCGGCACACCTCGCTCCGTGGACCGCCGCCGACGGGCACGTCGGGACCGTCGGCCGGCCGTACGCGCCGCCCGCGACCGAGCAGTGGCACTGGGTCTCCACGCCGCCCAACCACCGGCCGGCCATCGAGCCGTACTGGTCCGAGGTGCGTCCGATGGTGCTCACCAGCGCCGACGAGGTCGAGTCGGAGCCGCCGCTGCCGTTCTCGACCGTGCCGGGCTCGGCGTTCCACCGGCAGGCGGTGGCCGTCCACCGGCGGTCGGTCGAGAACACCGACGAGCACCGGGCGATCGCCCGGTTTTGGACGGACAACCCGGGGTCGTCCACCCCGCCGTCCGGCACGCCGACGGGTCTGCCGTCGGGCCACTGGATGCTCATCGCCACCCAGGCGCTCGCACTGCGCGGAGCGCGGCTGGACGTCGCTCTGGACACGCTCGCCGTCACCGGGATCGCGCTGCACGAGGCGTTCCTCAACTGCTGGACCTGGAAGTACCGGTGGAACCTGCTCCGGCCGGTCACCTACATCGACCGGCACGTCGAGGAGGGCTGGCTCCCCTACGTCAACAGCCCGCAGTTCCCGGAGCACACCTCCGGGCACAGCGTCGCGTCACCCGCGGCCGCCGCGGTGCTCACCGACCGGCTGGGCACCTTCTCCTTCACCGACCGCTCGCACGACGCGCGCGGGCACGCGCCGCGCACCTTCGCCTCGTTCCACGACGCCGCCCGCGAGGCCGCGCAGTCCCGGCTCTACGGCGGCATCCACTTCCCGCACGCCATCGAGGCGGGCCTCACCCAGGGCCAGCAGGTCGGCGCACTGGTCCTGCAGCGGGTGCGCACCCACCGCTGAGCCCCGCCTTCGCGACCCGGGGCGCCCGCCGGGCGTCCCGCCCTCCTCGCACGGCCCGGCCGTGCGCCACCGAGAGAAGGTCCCGGGTCCACCTCCACCCCGCGCCGTCTGATGACGGCCGCCGCCGCGACGGCGGCCGTCGCCGTCGTCGCCGCCCCGTCACCGGCGCTGGCCGGTGACCTGTTCTTCTCGAAGAGCTCGGGCACCCAGGTCTCCACCACCTGGCTCGAGGTCGGCGAGCTGCCGCCGGCCGCCGACGCTCCGGGCAACGCCCACTTCGGCGAGCTGTGGGCCGAGGACCTCGGCAACGGCCGCGCCCGGGTGTTCGGCACCGTGCACGACGTCCAGTGCGAGGTCGGCACGGCGCCGTACCTGCCCGGTGGTGGCGGTCACGGCGAGCCGGCACCCGAGGACGGTCCCTGCCGGTTCCTCGGCGTTCGTCTCCTCGACGGCGGGCAGGTCACCCTGACGATCGACGAGAAGCTCACCACGGCACGGCTGACCGGCACGCTCGCGGTCGGCAGCGGGCACGGCGAGTCGACGGGTACCCCGGCGGTCGACATCACCTGGACCGGCGTCGGCGCCACCTACACCGACCGGGAGAGCGGCACCACCGTCGACGAGTACGGGACCTGGACCTACCGGTACGACGTCACCGGCCGGGACGCCGTCGTCACGCGCGGCAGCGCGATCGGGCCGATGGTCTTCGACGACGAGCCCGGCGAGTCCTCCGAGTCGACGATCGGCAGGTACCGCTCCTCGGACCGCCAGCGCTCCTGATCGACCGTCCCGCCGGGCTGCTCCGCCACGGCCCGGCGGGACGGGCCTCCCCGGTCGGACCGCGACCCGTCCGGCCGGGGCCCAGGAGGCGACCGGGGCGCCGCCGAAGCCGATCTCGTTGCCGTCCGGGTCCCGGTAGGTGACCTTGCGGACGCCGTTGTCATACGTCTCCCGGAGCGCGGGCTCGACGCCGCGGGCGCTCATCGCCGCGACCCGCGCGTCGAGGTCGCCGACGACGAGCGTGTGCATCGCGTGCCCGGCGTGCTCGGGCCGCAGCTCGGTGTGGACGTACCGGTGCTCGGCGACCTCCCACACCGCCTCGACGTCGTCGGGCAGGAAGACCGGCGGCGATCCGAACGACCGCTCGTACCAGGCCAGGGCGCGCGCGTGGACGCGGACGGGGACGCCGCGAACAGGTCGACAGCCACGGCCGGACGCCCACGGGTGTGCACCGCAGCCAGGCAGGGCGTCACTCCTCGCGGAGGACCAGCCAGCTGTCCCGTCCCCACAGCTGCGTGAGCGCCGAGGTCGCGCTGCCGGCCGGCTGCACGGTCAGGTGCGCCGTGGCACCGGCGGCCACCTCGACCTGCACGAGCGGGCTCCCCGACCAGTCGATGACCGCCCTGACGGAGTGCCGTCCGGGCGCCACGGGGAGTTCGACCTGCTCGCCCCGGGCGACCGTGCCGGCCCGGACGCCGTCGACCTCGATGACGTAGGAGCGCCACCGGTCCCGGTACCCACCCCCGGGACGGCGGACCACGATGCGCGCGGCCGGCTCCACGACACGATGGTGGACGGCGGGGCCGGCCACCGGGTCCCCCCGGCGGTGCCGTTCACCCGACCGTGTCGCCGCCCGGGGAGGATGGCGGCGTGCCCCGCCTGCTCGTCGTCCACCACACGCCCTCGCCGAACCTGCAAGCGGTGCTCGAGGCGGTCCGCGAGGGCGCGGCGATGGTGGAGGAGGTCGAGCTGGAGGTGCGCCCGGCGCTGTCGGCCGGGCCGGCCGACCTGCTCGCCGCCGACGGCGTGCTGCTCGGGACGCCGGCCAACATCGGCTACATGTCCGGGGCGCTCAAGCACTTCTTCGACACCGTCTACTACCCGTGCCTGGACGCCACCGTCGGCCTGCCGTACGGCGTGTACGTGCACGGCGGCGACGACACCGCCGGGGCGCTGCGGGCCATCGCCACCATCACCGGCGCGCTCCGGTGGAAGCAGGTGGCCGCGCCGCTCAGTCTGACCGGCGCGCCGTCGACGGAGGACCTGGAGGCCGCCCGGGAACTCGCCGCGACGGTCGCGGTGAGCCTGTAGCCCCACGGGGCCTAGCCTCCCCAGGGTGAGCAAGCGCCTCGTCGTCATCGGAGGGGACGCCGCCGGCGGCAGCGCGGCGTCCCAGGCCAAGAAGCGCACGCCCGAGCTCGACGTCGTCCTGTTCGAGCGCGGCCGGGCGACGTCGTACTCCGCGTGCGGCATCCCGTACTGGATCGCCGGGACCGTCCGGAGCGAGGCGCAGCTGGTCGCCCGCACGCCCGAGCAGCACCGCGCCGCCGGCCTCGACGTGCGGATGCGCACCGAGGTCGTCGGCATCGACACCGACAAGGGCGTCGTCCACTGGCGCGACCTCGACGCCGGCACCGAGGGCACCGAGCCCTACGACGACCTGGTCTACGCCACCGGCAGCGTGCCGATGCGCCCGCCGGTCGAGGGCATCGACGCGCAGGGCGTCTACGGCGTCCAGGTGCTCGACGACGGCGTCGCGCTGCGCGCCGAGCTCGACAGCGGCCGGGTGCAGCGGGTGGTGGTCGTCGGCGGCGGCTACATCGGCCTGGAGATCGCCGAGGCCTGCCGGATCCGCGGCTTCGACGTCACCGTCGTCGACATGTCGGCCACGCCGGTCGGCACGTTCGACCCCGACGTCGGCGAGCACATCGCCGACGCGGTGCGCTGCGAGGGCATCGACCTCGTCCTGTCCGACGGCGTCGCCGGCATCGACGTCGGCCCCGACGGGCGGGCGCGGGCCGTGGTCACCGCCAGCGGCCGCGAGCTGCCCGCCGACCTCGTCGTCCTCGGGCTCGGGGTGCGGCCCAACGTGGCGCTGGCGAGGGAGGCGGGCATCCCGCTCGGCACCTCCGGCGGCGTCGCCGTCGACCAGCGGATGCGCACCCAGGTGCCCGGCGTCTGGTCGGCCGGTGACTGCGTCGAGTCGGTGCACCGCCTCTCGAAGCAGCGGGTGGTGGTGGCGCTGGGCACGCACGCCAACAAGCAGGGCCGGGTGGCCGGCATCAACATCGGCGGCGGCTACGCGACGTTCCCCGGCGTCATCGGCACCGCCATCACCAAGATCTGCGCCACCGAGGCCGCCCGCACCGGACTGTCGGAGGCCGAGGCGGAGCGGGCCGGCTACTCGTTCGTCACCGCCGCCGTCGACTCGACCACCACCGCCGGCTACATGCCGCGGTCGGCGCCGATCCGGGTCAAGATGATCGCCGAGCGACGCAGCGGGCGGCTGCTCGGCGCGCAGGTGGTCGGCCAGCAGGGCGCCGCCAAGCGGATCGACGCGCTGGCCATCTGCATCTGGAACGAGATGACCGTGGACGAGGTCCTCTCCCTCGACCTCTCCTACGCCCCGCCGTTCGCGCCGGTGTGGGACCCGGTGCTCATCGCCGCCCGCAAGGCGTTCGAGGCGGTGGAGGCCGACACCCTCCGCTGACACCGGGGTGCACCAGGCGTCACCACCCGGCGTCCTGGCCGGCGGAACGGGCGGGGACTCCTTGACCGCTCCGGTGGACACGGCAGAGCGTCCCCGTCCCGGGCGGGCGCTCCGCCCGCTCCTGTCCCGGGGGAGGGACGCCATGCCGCACCTGCTGCCGGAGTTCGAGTACCACGCCGACCTCGAGCCCCACTCGATCGGGCCGGGTCCCTTCGGGAACCGCATGGAGGGGACGATCACCGGCGGTGAGGTCCGGGGTGAGCGGTTGAAGGGCCGGTTCGTCGGCGCCGGCGCCGACTGGCTGCTGGTGGGCTCGGACGGGTTCGGCCGCCTGGACGTGCGGGCCACGATCCAGACGGTGGACGGCGCCCACGTCTACGTCCAGTACCCGGGTCTGCTGGAGCTGACCCCGGCGATCCTCGCGATCATGGGCGGCGGCGGGACCCCGACGGGGTTCGGCGACCAGTACTTCGTCACGACCCCCCGCCTGGAGACGGGGGACGAGCGCTACTCCTGGGTCAACCAGACGGTGTTCGTCGGCGAGGGACGCGTCCTGCCGGGGCCGGCGGTCGAGTACCGGGTCTACCGGGTCGCCCGAGGCGGCTAGGTGCCGCGCCCGGCCAGCGCGGCGCCCATCGCCTCGACGACCCGGACGAGGACCGGCTCCGGGGTGGCGACGTTGAGCCGCACGGCGCCGCGGCCGGCGTCGCCGCACCGGGCACCGTCGACCAGTGCCACCCCGGCCCGCTGCAGGAAGAACCCGCCCGGCTCGTCGACGTCGAGGCCCTCCAGCCAGGCCAGGTAGGTGCCCTCCGGCGGGGTGTACCGGACGCCGGGCAGGTGCTCGGCGACCAGTCCGGACAGCAGCCGGCGGCTGCCGTCGAGGGTGGCCAGGGCACCGTCGAGCCACTCGCGGCCCTCCGTGTAGGCGGCGACGTTCGCGACGACGCCGAGGGTCGACGCGCCGTGCTCGGCGTGCCCGCCCACCCGGGCCCACCGCTCGGCGTCGGCGTCGGCGGACAGCACGAGCTGGGCGCACTTGAGGCCCGGCAGGTCCCACGCCTTGGACGCCGACGTCGCGGTGACCGTGTGCCCGGCGGTGAGCTCGCCCAGGGAGGCGTAGGGCACGTGCCGGTGCGGGCCGAACACCAGCGGCGCGTGGATCTCGTCGGCGAACACCCGCCCGCCGTGCCGGTCGACGACCTCGGCGACGGCGAGCATCTCCGCGGGCTCCAGCACCCGGCCGATCGGGTTGTGCGGGTTGCACAGCACCAGCAGCTCGCCGCCGGCCGCGAAGGCGGCGCCGAGCGCGTCGAGGTCGTAGACGAACCGGACGCCGTCGCGGGCCATCGGCACCTGCAGCACCTCGCGGCCCAGCGCCGGGGGCAGCTCGAGGAAGGGCATGTAGGCCGGCGTCGGCAGGACGACCGGCGAGCCCGGCGTCGTGAACCAGGTGATCGCCGCCTCCAGGCCCGCGAGCACGTCGGCCAGCGGGCGCACCCGCTCGGGCGGCACGTCCCAGCCGTAGCGGTCCCGGGCGAAGTCCGCCCACGCCCGGGACAGGTCCGCGGCCAGCCAGTCGGGCAGGTAGCCGAGCAGGCCGCGGTCGACCGCGTCGTGCAGCGCGCGGGTGATCGCGGGGGCGTGACCGAGGTCCATCTCGGCCACCCACGCGCCGAGCGCGCCGGGGTACCGCGTCCACTTGAGCCCGCCGCGCGCCCGCAGCTCGCCGACGATCCCGTCGGCCCCGTCGTCCCTCACGTGCCACCTCCGCCGGTCCCTCGATCGGGTCCGATCCTGCCCGCCCTCGGACCGGCCTGCGACGATCCGCCCGTGCGGGTGCTCGTGGTGGTCAACCGGTCGGCCGGCACGGCGGACGACGGCGCGCTGGCGGCGGTCCTGGAGGTGCTCCGCGACGGTGCCGACGTCGAGGTGGCCGCGACGGCCGGGATCGCCGAGCTGGAGCGGGTCGTGGCCGGGCGCGGCGACCGCCGGCCGGTGGTGGTCGGCGGCGACGGCTCGGTGCACGCGGCCGTCGCCGCCCTCGACCGCGCCGGCGGCCTCGACCCGGCCCGGCCCATCGGCCTGGTGCCGCTGGGGACGGGCAACGACCTGGCGCGCTCGGGCTGCCGCTGGAGCCCGCGGCGGCCGCGCGGGCGGTCCTGTCCGGGCTGCCGCGGGCGCTGG
This region of Geodermatophilus bullaregiensis genomic DNA includes:
- a CDS encoding vanadium-dependent haloperoxidase, whose product is MRSQVTRRQVLLAALGTGAALALPRTAAAAPVGVPAPGGVTVAGHAADEALRWLQTTYDLVLGENLSPPAAARVYAHTAIAMYEAAVRGMPAHRSLGGQLRDLTVPPPRPLAALLDWPAAVVSSAAAVLRQVLPSAGDGTRGRLDAAEAGALARRRAAGVSERALQASVAHGRSVAAHLAPWTAADGHVGTVGRPYAPPATEQWHWVSTPPNHRPAIEPYWSEVRPMVLTSADEVESEPPLPFSTVPGSAFHRQAVAVHRRSVENTDEHRAIARFWTDNPGSSTPPSGTPTGLPSGHWMLIATQALALRGARLDVALDTLAVTGIALHEAFLNCWTWKYRWNLLRPVTYIDRHVEEGWLPYVNSPQFPEHTSGHSVASPAAAAVLTDRLGTFSFTDRSHDARGHAPRTFASFHDAAREAAQSRLYGGIHFPHAIEAGLTQGQQVGALVLQRVRTHR
- a CDS encoding flavodoxin family protein, producing the protein MPRLLVVHHTPSPNLQAVLEAVREGAAMVEEVELEVRPALSAGPADLLAADGVLLGTPANIGYMSGALKHFFDTVYYPCLDATVGLPYGVYVHGGDDTAGALRAIATITGALRWKQVAAPLSLTGAPSTEDLEAARELAATVAVSL
- a CDS encoding FAD-dependent oxidoreductase: MSKRLVVIGGDAAGGSAASQAKKRTPELDVVLFERGRATSYSACGIPYWIAGTVRSEAQLVARTPEQHRAAGLDVRMRTEVVGIDTDKGVVHWRDLDAGTEGTEPYDDLVYATGSVPMRPPVEGIDAQGVYGVQVLDDGVALRAELDSGRVQRVVVVGGGYIGLEIAEACRIRGFDVTVVDMSATPVGTFDPDVGEHIADAVRCEGIDLVLSDGVAGIDVGPDGRARAVVTASGRELPADLVVLGLGVRPNVALAREAGIPLGTSGGVAVDQRMRTQVPGVWSAGDCVESVHRLSKQRVVVALGTHANKQGRVAGINIGGGYATFPGVIGTAITKICATEAARTGLSEAEAERAGYSFVTAAVDSTTTAGYMPRSAPIRVKMIAERRSGRLLGAQVVGQQGAAKRIDALAICIWNEMTVDEVLSLDLSYAPPFAPVWDPVLIAARKAFEAVEADTLR
- a CDS encoding DUF3237 domain-containing protein; its protein translation is MPHLLPEFEYHADLEPHSIGPGPFGNRMEGTITGGEVRGERLKGRFVGAGADWLLVGSDGFGRLDVRATIQTVDGAHVYVQYPGLLELTPAILAIMGGGGTPTGFGDQYFVTTPRLETGDERYSWVNQTVFVGEGRVLPGPAVEYRVYRVARGG
- a CDS encoding MalY/PatB family protein, translated to MRDDGADGIVGELRARGGLKWTRYPGALGAWVAEMDLGHAPAITRALHDAVDRGLLGYLPDWLAADLSRAWADFARDRYGWDVPPERVRPLADVLAGLEAAITWFTTPGSPVVLPTPAYMPFLELPPALGREVLQVPMARDGVRFVYDLDALGAAFAAGGELLVLCNPHNPIGRVLEPAEMLAVAEVVDRHGGRVFADEIHAPLVFGPHRHVPYASLGELTAGHTVTATSASKAWDLPGLKCAQLVLSADADAERWARVGGHAEHGASTLGVVANVAAYTEGREWLDGALATLDGSRRLLSGLVAEHLPGVRYTPPEGTYLAWLEGLDVDEPGGFFLQRAGVALVDGARCGDAGRGAVRLNVATPEPVLVRVVEAMGAALAGRGT
- a CDS encoding diacylglycerol/lipid kinase family protein, whose amino-acid sequence is MRVLVVVNRSAGTADDGALAAVLEVLRDGADVEVAATAGIAELERVVAGRGDRRPVVVGGDGSVHAAVAALDRAGGLDPARPIGLVPLGTGNDLARSGCRWSPRRPRGRSCPGCRGRWTCCATTRAGSSSTPCTPVWGRRRGCGPSGSRTCWA